A region of Mugil cephalus isolate CIBA_MC_2020 chromosome 3, CIBA_Mcephalus_1.1, whole genome shotgun sequence DNA encodes the following proteins:
- the mthfs gene encoding 5,10-methenyltetrahydrofolate synthetase (5-formyltetrahydrofolate cyclo-ligase) encodes MAALRAAKQALRKEIKRRVAALSKEEKLRQSLVVSHKLFRHPKYVSSQRIAVFLSMDDEVCTQEILKDVFSRGKSCFIPRYESSSSHMDMLKLSSLHEVETLPLTSWNIRQPAEDDNSREEALASGGLDLILMPGLGFDQSGNRLGRGKGFYDNYLERCKRHPKGKPYTIALAYKEQLCQEIPVDDNDELIDEVLYEDDK; translated from the exons ATGGCTGCCTTGCGAGCTGCAAAACAAGCTCTGAGGAAAGAAATAAAGCGACGGGTTGCAGCGTTGAGCAAAGAGGAGAAACTGCGACAGTCTCTCGTCGTTTCACACAAG ctgTTCAGACACCCTAAGTACGTGTCCTCTCAGCGGATTGCGGTGTTTCTTAGCATGGATGATGAAGTGTGCACTCAGGAAATCCTCAAAGACGTGTTCAGTCGGGGTAAAAGCTGCTTCATCCCCAGATAcgagagcagcagcagtcacaTGGACATGCTGAAGCTCAGCAGTCTGCACGAAGTGGAGACGCTGCCTCTGACGTCCTGGAACATCAGGCAGCCTGCTGAAGATGACAACAGCAGAGAGGAAGCCCTGGCTTCAG GAGGCCTGGACCTGATCTTGATGCCAGGTCTTGGCTTTGACCAGTCTGGAAATCGTTTGGGACGAGGGAAGGGTTTCTACGACAACTATTTGGAGCGCTGCAAAAGACACCCCAAAGGAAAGCCCTACACCATTGCCTTGGCTTACAAAGAGCAGCTGTGCCAGGAAATCCCTGTCGATGACAATGATGAACTCATAGATGAGGTGCTCTATGAAGATGACAAGTAG
- the zfand6 gene encoding AN1-type zinc finger protein 6 isoform X1: MAEEGKGRDMAQETNQSQAPLLCSTGCGFYASPRNNGMCSICYKDFLQRQNNSGRVSPPGPSSADSSIGESLLTQCSDNTTVTSPAATCPADTESAHCSGTTTTTTSASSKEENTSGANTSLTADSLPSSCMAVRATVVGSEQRGECSAGSSETASSPQRTVMRNCPLVKQYTHKSKKRKLEDRDESVDEMRASGSDVSVDSPVQTEEKPKAKKNRCFTCRKKVGLTGFDCRCGNVFCCIHRYSDVHNCTFDYKADAAEKIRKENPVIVGEKIQKI; encoded by the exons ATggcagaggaaggaaaagg gAGGGACATGGCCCAGGAGACCAACCAGAGTCAGgctcctctgctctgttctaCAGGCTGTGGTTTCTACGCCAGCCCCAGGAATAATGGCATGTGTTCCATATGCTACAAAGACTTCCTTCAAAGACAGAACAACAGTGGACGTGTTAGCCCACCTG ggCCATCTTCTGCTGACAGTAGCATTGGAGAGTCTCTCCTAACACAATGCTCTGACAATACTACAGTCACTTCTCCAGCAGCCACATGCCCTGCAGACACAGAATCTGCACACTGCAg tggaacaacaacaacaacaacctcagCATCCTCGAAAGAGGAGAATACCTCAGGAGCAAATACCAGTCTGACAGCGGACAGTTTGCCAA GTTCATGCATGGCAGTCAGAGCTACAGTAGTAGGCAGTGAGCAGAGAGGGGAGTGTTCAGCAGGTAGCTCAGAGACAGCCTCCTCACCCCAGAGGACAGTAATGAGGAACTGCCCCCTTGTCAAACAGTACACTCATAAAAGCAAGAAAAGGAAGCTGGAGGATCGTGATGAGAGcgtagatgagatgagag CATCAGGGTCTGATGTGTCGGTAGACTCACCCGTACAGACAGAGGAGAAGCCCAAAGCCAAGAAGAACCGCTGCTTCACCTGCCGCAAGAAAGTTGGTCTCACAG GCTTTGACTGCAGATGTGGAAACGTATTCTGTTGCATTCACCGATACTCAGACGTTCACAACTGCACCTTTGACTACAAAGCTGATGCGGCAGAGAAGATCAGGAAAGAAAACCCTGTGATTGTTGGAGAGAAGATCCAGAAGATATAA
- the zfand6 gene encoding AN1-type zinc finger protein 6 isoform X3 — translation MAEEGKGRDMAQETNQSQAPLLCSTGCGFYASPRNNGMCSICYKDFLQRQNNSGRVSPPGPSSADSSIGESLLTQCSDNTTVTSPAATCPADTESAHCSGTTTTTTSASSKEENTSGANTSLTADSLPTSGSDVSVDSPVQTEEKPKAKKNRCFTCRKKVGLTGFDCRCGNVFCCIHRYSDVHNCTFDYKADAAEKIRKENPVIVGEKIQKI, via the exons ATggcagaggaaggaaaagg gAGGGACATGGCCCAGGAGACCAACCAGAGTCAGgctcctctgctctgttctaCAGGCTGTGGTTTCTACGCCAGCCCCAGGAATAATGGCATGTGTTCCATATGCTACAAAGACTTCCTTCAAAGACAGAACAACAGTGGACGTGTTAGCCCACCTG ggCCATCTTCTGCTGACAGTAGCATTGGAGAGTCTCTCCTAACACAATGCTCTGACAATACTACAGTCACTTCTCCAGCAGCCACATGCCCTGCAGACACAGAATCTGCACACTGCAg tggaacaacaacaacaacaacctcagCATCCTCGAAAGAGGAGAATACCTCAGGAGCAAATACCAGTCTGACAGCGGACAGTTTGCCAA CATCAGGGTCTGATGTGTCGGTAGACTCACCCGTACAGACAGAGGAGAAGCCCAAAGCCAAGAAGAACCGCTGCTTCACCTGCCGCAAGAAAGTTGGTCTCACAG GCTTTGACTGCAGATGTGGAAACGTATTCTGTTGCATTCACCGATACTCAGACGTTCACAACTGCACCTTTGACTACAAAGCTGATGCGGCAGAGAAGATCAGGAAAGAAAACCCTGTGATTGTTGGAGAGAAGATCCAGAAGATATAA
- the zfand6 gene encoding AN1-type zinc finger protein 6 isoform X2, whose protein sequence is MAQETNQSQAPLLCSTGCGFYASPRNNGMCSICYKDFLQRQNNSGRVSPPGPSSADSSIGESLLTQCSDNTTVTSPAATCPADTESAHCSGTTTTTTSASSKEENTSGANTSLTADSLPSSCMAVRATVVGSEQRGECSAGSSETASSPQRTVMRNCPLVKQYTHKSKKRKLEDRDESVDEMRASGSDVSVDSPVQTEEKPKAKKNRCFTCRKKVGLTGFDCRCGNVFCCIHRYSDVHNCTFDYKADAAEKIRKENPVIVGEKIQKI, encoded by the exons ATGGCCCAGGAGACCAACCAGAGTCAGgctcctctgctctgttctaCAGGCTGTGGTTTCTACGCCAGCCCCAGGAATAATGGCATGTGTTCCATATGCTACAAAGACTTCCTTCAAAGACAGAACAACAGTGGACGTGTTAGCCCACCTG ggCCATCTTCTGCTGACAGTAGCATTGGAGAGTCTCTCCTAACACAATGCTCTGACAATACTACAGTCACTTCTCCAGCAGCCACATGCCCTGCAGACACAGAATCTGCACACTGCAg tggaacaacaacaacaacaacctcagCATCCTCGAAAGAGGAGAATACCTCAGGAGCAAATACCAGTCTGACAGCGGACAGTTTGCCAA GTTCATGCATGGCAGTCAGAGCTACAGTAGTAGGCAGTGAGCAGAGAGGGGAGTGTTCAGCAGGTAGCTCAGAGACAGCCTCCTCACCCCAGAGGACAGTAATGAGGAACTGCCCCCTTGTCAAACAGTACACTCATAAAAGCAAGAAAAGGAAGCTGGAGGATCGTGATGAGAGcgtagatgagatgagag CATCAGGGTCTGATGTGTCGGTAGACTCACCCGTACAGACAGAGGAGAAGCCCAAAGCCAAGAAGAACCGCTGCTTCACCTGCCGCAAGAAAGTTGGTCTCACAG GCTTTGACTGCAGATGTGGAAACGTATTCTGTTGCATTCACCGATACTCAGACGTTCACAACTGCACCTTTGACTACAAAGCTGATGCGGCAGAGAAGATCAGGAAAGAAAACCCTGTGATTGTTGGAGAGAAGATCCAGAAGATATAA
- the fah gene encoding fumarylacetoacetase: MSFIKVDETSDFSFHNLPYGVFSTPDNPKHRIGVAIGDQILDLSVIKSLFRGPVCSKHQDVFDQPTLNAFMALGYEAWREARRTLQMLLSANESTLRDDISLRSRAFVHQSAATMHLPADIGDYTDFYSSRDHATNVGIMFRGKENALMPNWLRLPVGYHGRASSVIVSGSPIRRPSGQMRPDQTKPPVFGPSKQLDIELEMAFFVGGGNRLGEPIPINKAHEHIFGMVLMNDWSARDIQAWEYVPLGPFLGKNFGTTISPWVVPMEALLPFAEANPVQDPEPLPYLQDHDAYTFNINLFVSLKGQDMAEAANICKSNFKYMYWTMKQQLTHHTVNGCNVRPGDLLASGTISGPDPESFGSMLELSWRGSKSIDLGGGNSRTFLNDGDEVTITGYCQGDGYRVGFGPCRGTILPALQH; this comes from the exons ATGTCTTTCATAAAAGTAGATGAAACTTCGGATTTCTCCTTCCACAACCTTCCTTATGGAGTATTCTCCACACCTGACAAC cccAAACATCGCATTGGTGTTGCAATTGGAGACCAGATACTGGACCTCAGTGTGATCAAGTCTCTGTTTCGAGGGCCTGTGTGTTCTAAACATCAGGATGTCTTTGACCAG CCCACACTGAATGCTTTCATGGCTCTCGGTTACGAGGCATGGAGGGAGGCCAGGAGGACTCTGCAAATGTTGCTGTCGGCCAATGAGAGCACACTGAGAGATGACATCAGCCTTCGGAGCAG AGCATTTGTCCACCAAAGTGCAGCCACCATGCACCTTCCTGCAGACATTG gcgATTACACCGACTTCTACTCCTCCAGGGATCACGCCACCAATGTTGGCATCATGTTCAGGGGGAAGGAGAATGCTCTGATGCCAAACTG GTTGAGGCTTCCAGTGGGATACCATGGTAGAGCATCATCGGTGATCGTTTCTGGGAGCCCCATCCGTCGTCCCTCAGGCCAGATGAGGCCCGACCAGA CAAAACCTCCGGTGTTTGGCCCATCTAAGCAGTTGGACATTGAGCTGGAGATG GCATTCTTTGTTGGAGGAGGGAATCGACTAGGGGAGCCCATTCCCATCAACAAGGCCCATGAACACATCTTTGGCATGGTACTCATGAACGACTGGAGTG CCCGAGACATTCAGGCATGGGAGTATGTTCCTCTGGGTCCTTTCCTGGGTAAAAACTTTGGGACAACCATCTCACCCTGGGTCGTTCCGATGGAGGCGCTGTTGCCTTTCGCAGAGGCTAACCCCGTCCAG GATCCTGAACCCCTTCCATACCTGCAAGACCATGACGCTTACACATTCAACATCAACCTGTTTGTGTCTCTAAAAG GACAGGACATGGCAGAGGCTGCAAATATCTGCAAGTCAAACTTCAAG TACATGTACTGGACCATGAAGCAGCAGCTCACCCATCACACTGTTAATGGCTGCAATGTCAGACCAGGAGATCTGCTGGCTTCTGGCACCATCAGTGGACCT GATCCAGAGAGTTTTGGCTCCATGCTCGAGCTGTCATGGAGAGGATCTAAGAGCATTGATCTGGGAGGAGGAAATAGTAGAACCTTCTTGAATGATGGAGATGAAGTCACCATCACAG GTTACTGTCAAGGAGATGGATACAGGGTGGGGTTTGGACCATGCAGAGGAACCATCCTTCCTGCCCTGCAGCACTGA